Genomic DNA from bacterium:
CCGGGCGCGCTGCAGCGTAGACTCGAGCGTCGCATCCGGGAGGACGACGACGAACTCCTCGCCGCCGTAGCGGCAGACGACATCGTCGCGGCGGAACCGGTCGCGGAGCATCGCGCCGAGTTCGCGCAGGAACGTGTCGCCCGCTTCGTGGCCGTAGGTATCGTTGAATTGCTTGAACCGGTCGAGATCGAAGATGATGAGGCCGAGCGGATTCTCGCCCCGCTGCGCCCGCCGGATTTCGCGTTCCAGCGTCTCCTCGAGATAGCGGCGGTTGAAGACGCCGGTGAGCGGATCGCGAATGGACTGCGCCCGCAGCGACTCGCGCAGCCTGAGGTTCGCGATCGCGAGGCCCACCCGGTCGCTGATCGAGCGGGCGAGCGCGAGGGCGGAGTCGAGCGCGGCCGACGAAGGCGCCGCGACGTCCCCGGCGGGTGCGGCCGGGAAGCTCAGCTGGAGAATGCCGAGGGTGCCGTCCTGCGAGGTGAGGGGTAGGCAGAGGTTGGCGGCCGGGCGCTGGGTCGGCAGGTGGCGGCACAAGACCCCGTCCCGCTGCACGTCAACGGCGTACGGCAGACCCCGCAGCAGGGCCCAGCAGTCGTCCGGCGCGAAGGCCGGCGGCAGCGCAAACGCCGCGCCCCACGACGCCGCGAGCTCCGCCGCATCCCGCGAGTCAGCGATCAGGTAGACGCCGCCGACCGTGCCGGGGAACAGGTCCTGGACATAACGGCTGGCGACGCTCAAGGCCTCGTCGACCGAGGGGCTCGCCTCGAGCATCTCGCTCATCTGCTGCACGAGGGCCGATTGGCGGGCACGGGTGGCCATCTGCTCCGCCATCTCGTTGAACGCGGTCGCCAGCTGACCGATCTCGTCGCCGCGGCGCACGGCCACCCGGCGGCTGAGGTCTCCGTCGGCGATCCCCCGCGAGGCCTCGATGATGCGGTCGATCGCGTCCGTGGCCGCGCCGGCATGCGAGAACCCGAGGAGCACCAGCAGGACCACCGTCACCGGAAGCGCCAGCGCGGCGCCTTCGGCCGTCCGGGTCGCCGTGCGGCCCTGCGCCACCTGCGCGGCGAGCCGGGCGTCCTCGGTGACGCCGAACGCCACGTACACCGGGCGGAAATTGTCGGCAAACACCTGCCCGCTCCGCCGGGTGATGAGCGTCATGACCCTCGACTCCGCCGCGCCCGCGGCGAGCGCGTGCCGCCGGACGATCGCCTCGACCACCGTCGCCGCCGTCAGCAGCGGCGCCGGCGCCGACGCGGGGCGTGCGACGGCCATGACGTCGAGCAGCCGCTGCGCCCGCGCCCAGTCTGTGGCCGCGGGTGATGCCGGGGGCGTCGTGCGGAGCATGCCGGTGAGGTGGTCCCGAAGCGACGCCGCCTGCGCCCGAACCACGCGCAGGCTGTCTTCGCCGCCCGAGGCGGCGTACGCGGCGGCCGTCTGACGCAAACGGGCGGCTTCCGCGGCCGCACCTCGGGCGGCTTCGGCGTAGCCCGCCGGTGCGGCGCGGCGCGCGGCGATCTCGGACCGGGCGGCCTGATCGCACCACTGCGTGTAGAGCGACACGAGCCGGCGCACGCGACCCACCTGCACGGTATCGCCCCCCAAGAGGTCGGCGAGGCGCACGGCGGTCTGCGGCACTGCCGTCAGGGCGTCGGTGTACCCGGCCAGGAACCGCTCGTTGCCGGTGAGGAGGAAGGCGCGCTCGCCGGCCTGGGCGTCGACGAAGCTTTCGAGCATCCGGTCCGCGGCGTTCCGGACCTCGCTCGTCCGGGCGACGCGTTCACTCGTCTGACGGGTCACGAGGATCGCGCGGAAGATCACCGCGGCGCCGGCCGTCGTGACCAGGACCTGCACGATGAGGCCCATGAGCACCAAGGTGCGCAGCGGATGCCGGGTCAGCAGGTTCACCCAACGGGCGATGAACCAACGGTGTCCGTGTCGAAGCGTGAGGGTCCCCCGGGTAAGTCGTCCCCGGCGATTCGTCGGAGGGAGGGCAAACCCTTCAGACGCGGCCCATGCCGCGCGCGCCGGGTCATCCGGGAGGGGGGCTTTGCCGCCGGGCGGAATAGGTCGCGGCGATGGGCGTCCTCGATTCGCACGTCGATACCGGCTCCTCCGAATTTCAGAGCAATCGCGAGCACCATGAAGGTCTGGCGCGGCTGCTCGGGGAGCGCCTTGCTCAGATCAAGGCGGGGGGCGGCGACCGCGCCCATCGCCGGCTGCGGGAGCGGGGCAAGTTGAGCGCGCGCGAGCGCATCGACCTGCTGCTGGATCCCGGCTCGCCGCTGCTCGAGATCGCGCCGCTGGCCGCCTGGGCAATGTACGGCGGCGACGCGCCGGCCGCGGGGCTCGTCGCCGGCATCGGGCGTGTGCGCGGGCTCGAGTGCATGATCATCGCGAACGACGCGACCGTGAAGGGCGGTACGTACTACCCGATGACCGTAAAGAAGCATCTCCGGGCGCAGCGGATCGCCCGCGACAACCGGCTCCCCTGCATCTACCTCGTCGACTCCGGCGGCGCGTTCCTGCCCCTGCAGGCCGAGGTCTTTCCGGATCGCGAGCACTTCGGTCGTATCTTCTACCATCAGGCGGTGCTCTCCGCGGACGGCATCCCGCAGATCGCCGCGGTCATGGGCTCGTGCACGGCCGGCGGCGCCTATGTGCCGGCGATGGCCGACGAAGCGGTGATTGTCCGCGGCACCGGCACCGTGTTCCTCGGCGGGCCGCCGCTCGTGCGGGCGGCGACGGGGGAGGAGGTCTCGGCCGAAGAGCTCGGCGGCGCCGACGTGCACTGCCGCCGGAGCGGCGTCACGGATCACATGGCGGACGACGACGCGCACGCGATGGAGATCGTCCGCGACATCGCCGGCACGCTCAACCGCGTCAAGCAACCGGCCCTCGATCTCGCCCCGCCCGAAGAGCCGCGCTACGATCCCCGCGAGATCTACGGCGTGCTGCCGCGGGACCTCCGCCGGCAGTTCGACGCCCGGGACGTGATCGCCCGGCTCGTCGATGGCAGCCGGTTTCAGGAGTTCAAGGCGTTGTACGGCACCACGCTCGTCACCGGCTTCGCCCGCATTCAGGGCATTCCGGTCGGCATCGTGGCCAACAACGGCGTGCTCTTCGTCGAAAGCGCCGAGAAGGGCGCGCACTTCATCGAGCTCTGCGGACAGCGGCGGATCCCGCTTCTCTTCCTGCAAAACATCACCGGGTTCATCGTCGGCCGCCAATACGAGGCCGCCGGGATCGCCCGCGCGGGGGCCAAGATGGTGCACGCCGTCGCGACCAGCGGGGTGCCGCGCGTGACCGTCATCATCGGCGGCTCGTACGGCGCCGGGAACTACGCGATGTGCGGCCGGGCCTACGACCCGCGATTCTTGTGGATGTGGCCCAACGCCCGCATCTCGGTGATGGGCGGGGAACAGGCGGCCACGGTGCTGCTGACCGTCAAGCGCGACCAGTTGCGGCGCGAAGGCCGCACGATGTCTCCCGCCGACGGAGAGGCGCTCGTCCAGCCGATCCTGGCGAAGTATGAGACGGAAGGCGATCCCTACTACAGCACGGCGCGCCTGTGGGACGACGGCATCATCGATCCGGCGGAGACACGCACCGTGCTCGCCCTCGCCCTGTCGGCGACGCTCAACGCGCCGATCGACGGGATGCGCCCGGGCGTCTTCCGGATGTAGCCGCGTGGCGGCGCGCGCAGACCCGCCCGACCGCGGCCTGCGCCGGATCCTCGTGGCCAACCGCGGGGAAATCGCCGTGCGGATCATCCGCGCCTGCCGCGAGCTCGGCCTCGAGGTGGTGGCCGTCGCGAGCGACGCGGACCTCGATGCCCCCCACGCGCGGCTGGCGGACCGCACCCTGCACCTCGGGCCCGCCGATCCGGCCGAGAGCTACCTGCACGTCGGCCGCCTTCTCGACGCGGCGCGGCAATCGGGCGCGGATGCCGTCCACCCCGGGTACGGATTCCTCGCGGAGTCGTCCGCCTTTGCGGAGGCGGTCGCCGGCGCCGGGCTGCGCTTCATCGGGCCGCCCGCCGCGGTGATCGCCCGGCTGGGCGACAAGACCGCGGCGCGTACGCTCGCCGAGGCGGCGGGCGTCCCCACGGTTGCGGGGGGCGGCGGCGACGGCAGCGCGGACGCTTTGGCCGCGGCGGCTCAAACGCTCGGGTACCCGGTGGTCGTCAAGGCGGCGGCCGGCGGCGGCGGCCGCGGCATGCGCGTGGTCGAACGTCCGGCGGACCTCCGCCCGGCGCTCGAACTCGCGGAGCGGGAGGCACGCGCGGCCTTCGGGGACGGGCGGCTGTTCCTCGAGCGTCGGCTCCCCGACGTCCGCCACGTCGAGGTCCAGATCCTGGCGGACGCGCACGGACACGCGCTCGCGCTCGGCGAACGCGAGTGCAGCGTGCAGCGGCGTCACCAGAAACTGGTGGAAGAGGCGCCGTCGCCGTACGTCGACGGGGACCTCCGCGGCCGGCTGGCGGCCGCCGCCGTCGCCGTGGCCCGGGCGGCGGGCTACGTCAACGCCGGCACCGTGGAGTTCCTGCTCGCGCCCGACGGGCGGTTCTATTTTCTCGAGGTCAACACGCGGCTGCAGGTCGAGCATCCGGTCACCGAACTTGTCACCGGCGTGGACCTCGTCAAAGCGCAGCTACGAATCGCCGCCGGAGAGCCCCTGTCCGGAAGCGGCGACGCGGCCGGCCTCTCGCTCGGCGAATCGCCCGAGCCGCGGGGGCATGCGATCGAATGCCGCGTTTGCGCGGAGGACCCGGCGGAGGGATTCCGGCCGTCACCCGGGCCGATTCTCGTCCTGGACGAGCCGGGCGGCCCCGGCGTCCGCGTCGACTCCGGGCTACGGCAAGGCTGGCGCGTCCCGGCGGCGTACGACTCTCTGCTCGCCAAGGTGATCGTGTGGGACCGGTCGCGCGCCGGCGCGATCGCACGCATGGACCAGGCCCTGCGCGCGTACGTGATCCTCGGCTGCGGCACGAACCTGGCGTTTCTTCGCGACGTGATCCGGCACGAGGCCTTCCGGCGGGCCGAAACGACCACCGACTTTCTCGACCGGTACTTCGCGGGCTGGCAACCCGAGGCATCCGCGGGGGCGCTCGCCGTAGCCGCCGCGCTGTCGGCGGACGCGCCGCCGGGTGATCGGGCTCCCCGGGACCAGGAGGGGACCCGGGAGCGGCGAGACCGCGACCGGCTCCCCGATCCGTGGGACGCGGGGTCGGGGTGGCGCCTCGGATCAGGCCAGCAGTCCGATGACTGAGATCGCGCTGCTCGTGCGCCGCGCGCGTCTGACCGCGCAGGTCACCGTGCACGGAGCCGAGATCACGGTACGGCTCGGCGGCCGCGAGGTGCGCGTGCGCCTCGAGCGGCTGGACGGCACCGTCTGGCGCGCGATCATCGACGACGGCCCGGCCCGCCTCGTTCGCACCATCGACGAGGCGGGGACCCGCTGGATCCACGTCGACGGGGAGACGCTCGCGGTCCGAATCGACGCGGTCCGGCCCCGGCCCCCCGCGGCAACGCGGCCGGAATGGCTCGAGGCGCCGATGCCGGGCGCCGTGACTCAGGTGGCCGTCGGGGAGGGCGACCTCGTCGCCGCAGGGCAGCCGATCGTCATCGTCGAGGCGATGAAGATGGAACACGTGATTCGCGCGCCCCACGCCGGCCGGGTCCTGGCGCTCCGCGTGCGCGCCGGCGACCAGATCGAGGCCGGCGCCGTCGTCGCGGAGCTCACGCCGGAGGAACCGGGCCGGTGAATCCGCGCCGCGTGCGCGTCGTCGAGGTCGGACCGCGCGACGGCCTGCAGAACGAGACGGCGGTGCTGTCGCTCGACCGGAAGGTCGAGTTCGTCACCCGGCTCGCCGCGTGCGGGCTGCCGGCGATCGAGGCGGGCGCGTTCGTGCGAGAGGACCGCGTCCCCCAGATGGCGGGGACCGACGCGCTGTTCCGACGCCTCGTCCCGCAGGGGGGACAGGTCCCACCGGAGGGAGGGCCGATCCTCTCCGCGCTCGTCCCCAACCGCCGGGGCATGGTGCGCGCCCTTGCCTGCGGGACCGCCGAGGTGGCGGTATTCACCGCCGCCTCCGATGCGTTTGCCCGCCGCAACATCGGGATGAACGTCGCCGAATCGCTGGTCCAGTTTCGCGAGGTGCTCGCGATGGCGGCGGACCATGGCCGGCGCGTTCGGGCGTACGTCTCGACGGCCTGGTGGTGTCCGTACACCGGCCGGGTGGCCCCCGAGACCGTCCGCCGTGTCGCGGTTGCGCTCGCCCGGATAGGGTGCTACGAAATCGCCCTCAGCGATACGATCGGTGCGGCGACGCCCGATGAGGTGGGGGCGCTCATCGAGACCGTGGCCCGCGACGTGCCGGTGGAGCGCCTCGCGGTCCACCTGCACGATACCCGCGGCACCGCGCTCGCGAATGTGCTGACGGCGCTGGCGGCCGGGGTGACAACCGTCGATGCGGCCGCCGGCGGCCTGGGCGGCTGTCCCTACGCGCCGGGCGCCTCCGGCAACCTCGCCACTGAGGACCTCCTCTACATGCTGCACGGAATGGGGGTGGAGACCGGCGTCGACCTGGACGCGGTCGCCGTCACGTCGCACTGGCTCGCCGCGATCATCGGCCACACGCTGCCGTCACGGTACCTCAGCGCCGGGCGCCTCCGGCCCGCGGAGGCCGGGCGGGGCGCCGATGCGAAAGCCTGATCATGCGCCTCGGCTTGATGCTCGTCAACCAGCACCCGCCGGCCGATTCACTCGTGGGCCGCTGGGGCGAGATCCTCGACCAGGTCCGGCTGGCCCGGAGCCTGGGGTTCGACCTGATCGTCTTCGGGCAGCACTACCTCGTCGGTGAATTCGCGATGCTGCAGCCGGCCGTCTCGGTCGCGCGGGCGGCGGCCGAGGCCGGGACGATGCGGATCGGCGTCTCCATCTACCTGCTGCCGCTCCTCAATCCGGTCGCGATCGCCGAGGAGACGGCCACTCTCGACGTCATCACCGGCGGCCGGTTCATCTTCGGCGTCGGTCTCGGCTACCGCGACGTCGAAGACCGCGCCTTTGGGGTGGCGCCCGGCGAACGCGTCCACCGGCTGCGCGCCCACCTGCGCGTCATCCGCGAGCTCTGGGCCGGCGGACCCGCGACGCTCGACACGCCCTACTGCCGTCTCGACGGCGCGCGCATCGGTCTGCGCCCCGTGCAGCGGCCGGGCCCGCCCGTCTGGATGGCCGCGAATAACGACCGGGCGGTGGCGCGCGCCGCAGAGATCGGCGACGCCTGGGTGATCAACCCGCATGCGACGCTCGGGACGATCACGCGGCAGATCGGTATC
This window encodes:
- a CDS encoding diguanylate cyclase, producing MNLLTRHPLRTLVLMGLIVQVLVTTAGAAVIFRAILVTRQTSERVARTSEVRNAADRMLESFVDAQAGERAFLLTGNERFLAGYTDALTAVPQTAVRLADLLGGDTVQVGRVRRLVSLYTQWCDQAARSEIAARRAAPAGYAEAARGAAAEAARLRQTAAAYAASGGEDSLRVVRAQAASLRDHLTGMLRTTPPASPAATDWARAQRLLDVMAVARPASAPAPLLTAATVVEAIVRRHALAAGAAESRVMTLITRRSGQVFADNFRPVYVAFGVTEDARLAAQVAQGRTATRTAEGAALALPVTVVLLVLLGFSHAGAATDAIDRIIEASRGIADGDLSRRVAVRRGDEIGQLATAFNEMAEQMATRARQSALVQQMSEMLEASPSVDEALSVASRYVQDLFPGTVGGVYLIADSRDAAELAASWGAAFALPPAFAPDDCWALLRGLPYAVDVQRDGVLCRHLPTQRPAANLCLPLTSQDGTLGILQLSFPAAPAGDVAAPSSAALDSALALARSISDRVGLAIANLRLRESLRAQSIRDPLTGVFNRRYLEETLEREIRRAQRGENPLGLIIFDLDRFKQFNDTYGHEAGDTFLRELGAMLRDRFRRDDVVCRYGGEEFVVVLPDATLESTLQRARSLGEAVRDLAVSYQGQPLGATTASLGVAAFPQHGASGEALLRAADAALYRAKQNGRARAEAATTPI
- a CDS encoding carboxyl transferase domain-containing protein, which gives rise to MGVLDSHVDTGSSEFQSNREHHEGLARLLGERLAQIKAGGGDRAHRRLRERGKLSARERIDLLLDPGSPLLEIAPLAAWAMYGGDAPAAGLVAGIGRVRGLECMIIANDATVKGGTYYPMTVKKHLRAQRIARDNRLPCIYLVDSGGAFLPLQAEVFPDREHFGRIFYHQAVLSADGIPQIAAVMGSCTAGGAYVPAMADEAVIVRGTGTVFLGGPPLVRAATGEEVSAEELGGADVHCRRSGVTDHMADDDAHAMEIVRDIAGTLNRVKQPALDLAPPEEPRYDPREIYGVLPRDLRRQFDARDVIARLVDGSRFQEFKALYGTTLVTGFARIQGIPVGIVANNGVLFVESAEKGAHFIELCGQRRIPLLFLQNITGFIVGRQYEAAGIARAGAKMVHAVATSGVPRVTVIIGGSYGAGNYAMCGRAYDPRFLWMWPNARISVMGGEQAATVLLTVKRDQLRREGRTMSPADGEALVQPILAKYETEGDPYYSTARLWDDGIIDPAETRTVLALALSATLNAPIDGMRPGVFRM
- a CDS encoding biotin carboxylase N-terminal domain-containing protein, which codes for MAARADPPDRGLRRILVANRGEIAVRIIRACRELGLEVVAVASDADLDAPHARLADRTLHLGPADPAESYLHVGRLLDAARQSGADAVHPGYGFLAESSAFAEAVAGAGLRFIGPPAAVIARLGDKTAARTLAEAAGVPTVAGGGGDGSADALAAAAQTLGYPVVVKAAAGGGGRGMRVVERPADLRPALELAEREARAAFGDGRLFLERRLPDVRHVEVQILADAHGHALALGERECSVQRRHQKLVEEAPSPYVDGDLRGRLAAAAVAVARAAGYVNAGTVEFLLAPDGRFYFLEVNTRLQVEHPVTELVTGVDLVKAQLRIAAGEPLSGSGDAAGLSLGESPEPRGHAIECRVCAEDPAEGFRPSPGPILVLDEPGGPGVRVDSGLRQGWRVPAAYDSLLAKVIVWDRSRAGAIARMDQALRAYVILGCGTNLAFLRDVIRHEAFRRAETTTDFLDRYFAGWQPEASAGALAVAAALSADAPPGDRAPRDQEGTRERRDRDRLPDPWDAGSGWRLGSGQQSDD
- a CDS encoding biotin/lipoyl-containing protein, producing MTEIALLVRRARLTAQVTVHGAEITVRLGGREVRVRLERLDGTVWRAIIDDGPARLVRTIDEAGTRWIHVDGETLAVRIDAVRPRPPAATRPEWLEAPMPGAVTQVAVGEGDLVAAGQPIVIVEAMKMEHVIRAPHAGRVLALRVRAGDQIEAGAVVAELTPEEPGR
- a CDS encoding hydroxymethylglutaryl-CoA lyase, translating into MNPRRVRVVEVGPRDGLQNETAVLSLDRKVEFVTRLAACGLPAIEAGAFVREDRVPQMAGTDALFRRLVPQGGQVPPEGGPILSALVPNRRGMVRALACGTAEVAVFTAASDAFARRNIGMNVAESLVQFREVLAMAADHGRRVRAYVSTAWWCPYTGRVAPETVRRVAVALARIGCYEIALSDTIGAATPDEVGALIETVARDVPVERLAVHLHDTRGTALANVLTALAAGVTTVDAAAGGLGGCPYAPGASGNLATEDLLYMLHGMGVETGVDLDAVAVTSHWLAAIIGHTLPSRYLSAGRLRPAEAGRGADAKA
- a CDS encoding LLM class flavin-dependent oxidoreductase, yielding MRLGLMLVNQHPPADSLVGRWGEILDQVRLARSLGFDLIVFGQHYLVGEFAMLQPAVSVARAAAEAGTMRIGVSIYLLPLLNPVAIAEETATLDVITGGRFIFGVGLGYRDVEDRAFGVAPGERVHRLRAHLRVIRELWAGGPATLDTPYCRLDGARIGLRPVQRPGPPVWMAANNDRAVARAAEIGDAWVINPHATLGTITRQIGIYRAALERFGRPVPAELPMRRELFVAETSARAIDLARPYIEKKYDAYVAWGQHRALPAGDDMTQAFEGLAQDRFILGDPARCADEITRCAELTGATTMIFRVNFPGMPPDVVTGAMRLLAEQVRPRLAGKAS